The proteins below are encoded in one region of Leishmania infantum JPCM5 genome chromosome 16:
- a CDS encoding putative diacylglycerol kinase, producing MNNEVKPSDHESSSAAPSAHAAECQNGNTNGSEVSSSSSSSFALEHVLDENDSELFSAADVPSANPSVLDPHAGGPHGRNSPPRKAFARALRSCRGRATVVEIENAVPSVPAAPVQLAQQSFQRCDSGAHPPAKAVASGSPAQSPQQLIDWYTRSYDSGVEATYHYVVALINLGSGETGVGEVVLGALRDELGTKRVMTLRGEVFMNPAPLRLLIKRQAVIYHTLGRPPCQQRGTVVVCGGDGTVSFIMTQLDLVRRELEDEFQPFLTASQVQQVQLHRENSAFVTSSLRDKLVHPYFTMPALAPLPLGTGNDYSNCVGFGYAFASSRSDWRRFCALCGCGVDAGAQVATALCDAVTAPCVSFDRWEASLVPLRVAQAAVRSESSQAAAEATQGAAPNAPSKVRVAPSEHAAASAGARALHSPLWNRAARPTNVANAVCLVDWAKVHASGQCATYGVINYLGVGFDAYVVKKFDDTRRAHPTVCRTRAQNKAVYGVMGIRASLRCKKLYKIIPMVCVPRPQLSGVGVAAAATRSMGSTRDFVALQLPSTAKALVLTNVNCYSAGTHPWNPKRGKLHYRPVTLRNGKVTPTLTTISSGAAVETPPTPPTPQPVAINDCAFELQTMGGVLHYTSLGIGLSTSTKLIQTDEMFVFVLCTPDDLHFPSGQCSAYTQLNLKEKYESRIESDSSVRASLNVQIDGEPMPPITESTIIHVRPQPGTRVLIRCRSASVVQ from the coding sequence ATGAACAACGAGGTGAAGCCCTCTGATCACGAGTCCtcgtcagcagcgccttcagcTCATGCTGCTGAGTGCCAGAACGGCAATACCAACGGTAGCGAGGTTTCCTCGAGCTCGAGCTCGAGCTTCGCCCTTGAGCATGTACTGGACGAGAATGACAGCGAACTCTTCTCGGCTGCGGATGTACCCTCGGCGAATCCTTCCGTCCTCGATCCTCATGCCGGTGGTCCACACGGACGTAACAGCCCACCTAGGAAAGCGTTCGCGCGGGCATTAAGGTCATGCAGAGGGCGGGCCACCGTAGTGGAAATCGAAAACGCCGTGCCGTCCGTACCAGCCGCGCctgtgcagctggcgcagcagtcCTTTCAACGCTGCGATAGCGGTGCTCATCCGCCGGCAAAAGCAGTTGCTTCAGGCTCCCCAGCCCAGTCGCCTCAGCAACTCATCGACTGGTATACACGCTCCtacgacagcggcgtcgaggcgACATACCACTACGTGGTGGCACTCATAAACCTCGGCTCTGGTGAGACGGGCGTGGGGGAAGTGGTGCTCGGCGCCTTGCGCGACGAGCTTGGCACGAAGCGTGTCATGACCCTGCGCGGGGAGGTGTTCATGAACCCCGCCCCGCTACGTCTTCTCATCAAGCGGCAGGCCGTCATCTATCACACCCTTGGCCGACCACCGTgtcagcagcgcggcaccgtcgttgtgtgcggcggcgacggcaccgtgTCGTTTATCATGACACAACTGGATCTCGTGCGCCGCGAGCTAGAGGACGAGTTTCAGCCCTTCCTCACCGCGTCTcaggtgcagcaggtgcagctgcaccgtgAGAACTCTGCCTTCGTCACGTCCAGCTTGCGCGATAAGCTGGTGCATCCGTACTTCACGATGCCTGCCCTCGCACCGCTCCCACTCGGTACTGGAAACGACTACAGCAACTGTGTGGGCTTCGGCTATGCCTTTGCATCCAGTAGGAGCGACTGGCGTAGATTTTGCGCCCTTTGCGGAtgcggcgtcgacgccggcgcgcaggTGGCCACGGCCTTGTGTGATGCCGTGACAGCCCCGTGCGTGAGCTTCGACCGGTGGGAGGCctcgctggtgccgctgcgagtggcgcaagcagcggtgcggtCCGAGTCGTCGCAAGCAGCGGCTGAGGCGACACAGGGGGCAGCCCCGAACGCGCCCTCCAAGGTCAGGGTCGCGCCCTCGGAgcatgccgctgcctccgcagGCGCCCGGGCCCTGCACTCGCCGCTGTGGAACCGCGCCGCTCGGCCCACAAACGTGGCAAACGCGGTGTGCCTTGTCGACTGGGCCAAAGTGCACGCGAGCGGGCAGTGCGCCACGTACGGAGTCATCAACTACCTGGGCGTGGGCTTCGACGCCTACGTGGTGAAGAAATTTGACGATacccgccgcgcgcacccgACGGTGTGCCGTACTCGCGCGCAGAACAAGGCCGTGTACGGGGTGATGGGGATCAGGGCCTCGCTCAGGTGCAAAAAGCTATACAAGATCATACCAATGGTCTGCGTGCCGCGTCCGCAGCTGAGCGGGGttggcgtcgctgccgctgcgacgagAAGTATGGGTAGCACACGCGACTTTGtggcactgcagctgcccTCCACGGCGAAGGCGTTGGTGCTGACGAACGTGAACTGTTACTCCGCCGGCACTCACCCATGGAATCCGAAGCGCGGCAAACTGCACTACCGCCCGGTCACGCTCCGCAACGGAAAGGTCACTCCAACACTCACGACCATCTctagcggcgctgccgtagAAACGCCTCCGACACCACCGACCCCTCAGCCGGTGGCCATCAACGACTGCGCCTTCGAGCTGCAGACGAtgggcggcgtgctgcactACACCTCTCTGGGCATCGGGCTCAGCACTTCCACGAAGCTTATTCAGACGGACGAGATGTTCGTTTTTGTTCTCTGCACGCCCGACGATTTGCACTTTCCGAGTGGGCAGTGCTCCGCCTACACGCAGCTGAACCTGAAAGAGAAGTACGAGTCCCGCATCGAGTCCGacagcagcgtgcgcgcaaGCTTGAACGTGCAGATCGACGGCGAGCCAATGCCGCCTATCACCGAGTCGACGATCATCCACGTACGCCCGCAGCCAGGGACGCGGGTGCTtatccgctgccgcagcgccagcgtcgtTCAGTGA